From a single Rutidosis leptorrhynchoides isolate AG116_Rl617_1_P2 chromosome 5, CSIRO_AGI_Rlap_v1, whole genome shotgun sequence genomic region:
- the LOC139849218 gene encoding uncharacterized protein: MREAFPHASRSKSLYEVRKLIRELGLCYEKIDACPNYCMLYWKENKDKIICDVCHTSRYKQINNNDSEEESTTQADNYGDYKAKKVGAKVLHYFPLIPRLQRLFMSLKTAESTRWHQESRTKDGLLRHPADSPAWKTFIYQNCEFAKEPRNVRLGLASDGFNPFGNMSVSYSTWPVVVIPYNLPPLLRMKKHFLLITLLIPGPSAPCNIIDIYMQPLIDELKELWDTEVNTYDASTKSNFPMCACLIWTISDFPAYANLSGWSIKGILACPSYHKETKSVRLSNSHKESFIAHRRWLELLHAFRCLKDSFGGTEEHEGPPRCLIGEEVLAELEDGKAKDHLKSRHDLKEMGIRHEFHPEVLPNGKVYLSPTCFVMDKNEKEKFCKVLKGVKVPDGYTANISRYLATLKSYLRNGSKPEGSIAKGYLAEECVSFCSLYLASDVETIHNKTSRNHGDGGDETILPIFCMSGRPIGATNVVKLGYDTLAIAHSYVLEHLNILSQENWNKCKHYIERLHSQKFEEWLYDYDMAGDNRITSDITALANDQFVVVKKYKGYIINGF; this comes from the exons ATGAGGGAAGCCTTCCCTCATGCTTCCAGATCAAAGTCATTGTATGAAGTCAGGAAGTTGATAAGAGAGTTGGGTCTTTGTTATGAGAAAATTGATGCATGTCCAAATTATTGTATGTTGTACTGGAAAGAAAACAAGGACAAAATTATATGTGACGTATGTCATACCTCAAGATATAAACAAATTAACAATAATGATTCTGAAGAAGAGTCAACCACACAAGCTGATAATTATGGTGATTATAAAGCTAAGAAGGTTGGAGCAAAAGTGTTGCATTATTTTCCACTCATACCACGGTTGCAAAGATTGTTTATGTCCCTTAAAACGGCCGAGTCCACGAGATGGCATCAAGAGAGTCGTACGAAAGATGGTCTATTAAGACATCCTGCAGATTCACCAGCCTGGAAAACATTCATTTATCAGAATTGTGAATTTGCTAAAGAACCTCGTAATGTGAGGCTTGGTTTAGCGAGTGATGGGTTTAACCCTTTTGGAAACATGAGTGTTTCATATAGTACTTGGCCTGTTGTTGTGATACCGTATAATCTACCACCATTGTTGCGCATGAAAAAACATTTTTTGTTAATAACTTTACTTATACCTGGTCCATCTGCTCCATGTAATATTATAGACATCTATATGCAACCTCTAATTGATGAGTTGAAGGAGTTGTGGGATACTGAAGTTAATACCTATGATGCATCCACAAAGAGTAACTTCCCAATGTGTGCATGTTTGATATGGACGATAAGTGACTTTCCTGCTTATGCAAATTTATCGGGTTGGAGCATTAAAGGTATATTAGCTTGTCCTTCTTACCATAAGGAAACCAAATCAGTAAGGTTATCAAACTCCCACAAAGAAAGCTTCATTGCACATCGTCGCTGGTTGGAGTTGTTGCATGCTTTCCGTTGCTTAAAAGATTCTTTTGGTGGCACAGAAGAACATGAAGGGCCACCGCGTTGCTTAATAGGGGAAGAAGTGCTTGCGGAGTTGGAAG ATGGAAAGGCCAAGGATCATTTAAAATCACGTCATGATTTGAAAGAAATGGGTATTAGACATGAATTTCATCCAGAAGTTTTACCAAATGGCAAAGTGTATTTGTCTCCTACATGTTTTGTAATGgataaaaatgagaaagaaaaatttTGTAAGGTGCTAAAAGGGGTGAAAGTGCCAGATGGTTATACTGCTAATATTTCTAG GTATTTAGCTACATTAAAATCATATTTGCGAAATGGGAGTAAACCCGAGGGTTCAATTGCCAAAGGATATCTAGCTGAAGAGTGTGTTTCATTTTGTTCTTTGTATTTAGCCAGTGATGTCGAGACTATACATAATAAGACTAGTCGGAAtcatggtgatggtggtgatgagacTATTTTACCAATATTTTGTATGTCTGGTCGACCCATTGGTGCAACAAATGTAGTAAAACTCGGCTATGACACTTTGGCTATTGCACACTCATATGTGTT AGAGCATCTGAATATTCTAAGTCAAGAAAATTGGAATAAGTGTAAGCATTACATTGAACGTTTACATAGTCAGAAGTTTGAGGAGTGGTTGTATGATTAT GATATGGCTGGGGATAATAGAATCACAAGTGATATAACGGCATTGGCAAATGATCAATTTGTGGTTGTAAAGAAATATAAGGGATATATCATAAATGGTTTCTGA